A genomic stretch from Sporocytophaga myxococcoides DSM 11118 includes:
- a CDS encoding OmpA family protein — protein MSLLIRTGSLILLYSLIHSYTASGQSILARADKNYNQFNYSLAVKEYEVIAEKKGQSAEIVQKIADCYRKMNKSEEAEKWYAVLLTKFTKVEPSNLLFYAEALRNNGDYQEARKQYIQYGKLFPSEKKMAEAFAKNCEKAMEWMSNPVQVKIENVKSVNTAYSEFSPQLVENKLILATDRKFDDTDYSNKQIYGWTGTPFLNLAFAEIDTNFKIEFKNKLKGVNGMYHNGPATFSKKGDTIYFTRTNKVSNRGKINGQKKGPDFVNRLEIFYSIKKNGSWSAILPFEYNNVLNYSVGHPALSPDGKTIYFVSDMPGSLGQTDIYFCTMEANGKWSFPKNAGKYVNTPAKEVFPYVAPDGKFYFSSNGHTGLGGLDMFVTNGKHDKWDRPENLMFPMNSPKDDFGITLDTTLNGGFFSSNREGGLGEDDIYKFSNPTCVLAGLTLHLVDKSEKPLENVLVKLYKMGDTSNVIAYERTYGQPAKKICLRSYEPCAVVKNPEGKFFFKLQPGEKYELKLAKNNFFSHSTTIEAKCNTEDTMNIAIQLKEIEIDKPIVLKDVFFNEQDKLFVIRNIYYDLDKSEIRYDAALELDKLVEVLKENPNIKMELSAHTDSRHSDEYNMKLSQKRAEAAVQYIVSKGIPAGVIVAKGYGESKVMNHCKDGVNCNEEEHQYNRRTEIKVTEIIEPEVHRVGPYDTLEAISKVYGVSVEDLKRINNLEEDSITAGMIIKLK, from the coding sequence ATGAGTCTTCTTATCAGAACCGGATCACTTATCCTATTGTATAGTCTGATCCATAGCTATACTGCGTCAGGGCAGAGTATACTTGCAAGGGCAGATAAAAACTATAATCAATTTAATTACTCTCTTGCTGTTAAGGAATATGAAGTTATAGCAGAAAAGAAAGGGCAATCTGCAGAAATAGTACAGAAGATAGCAGACTGTTACAGAAAAATGAATAAGTCAGAAGAGGCAGAAAAGTGGTATGCTGTTTTATTGACAAAATTCACCAAAGTAGAACCTTCAAATTTGTTATTCTATGCAGAAGCCTTGAGAAACAATGGAGATTATCAGGAGGCAAGAAAACAATATATTCAGTATGGTAAGCTTTTTCCATCTGAAAAAAAGATGGCAGAAGCATTTGCTAAAAACTGCGAAAAAGCAATGGAGTGGATGTCCAATCCGGTACAGGTGAAGATCGAAAATGTAAAATCTGTGAATACTGCTTATTCAGAATTTTCTCCTCAGTTAGTCGAAAACAAGCTAATCCTTGCAACAGACAGAAAATTTGATGATACAGATTATTCCAACAAGCAGATCTACGGCTGGACCGGAACACCTTTCCTAAACCTTGCTTTTGCAGAGATCGATACAAACTTCAAAATTGAGTTTAAAAACAAACTTAAAGGAGTTAACGGTATGTACCATAATGGGCCGGCAACTTTCTCAAAGAAAGGGGATACTATCTACTTCACCAGAACAAACAAAGTTAGTAACAGAGGTAAAATAAATGGACAAAAGAAAGGTCCTGATTTTGTTAACAGACTTGAAATATTTTATTCGATAAAGAAAAATGGCTCATGGTCTGCGATATTACCTTTTGAATATAATAACGTTTTGAACTATTCGGTAGGCCATCCGGCTCTTTCACCAGATGGTAAAACTATATATTTTGTGTCTGACATGCCGGGTTCCCTTGGTCAGACAGATATTTACTTCTGCACTATGGAGGCTAATGGGAAATGGAGTTTTCCTAAAAATGCAGGTAAATATGTTAATACACCTGCAAAGGAAGTATTCCCTTATGTTGCCCCTGACGGAAAGTTTTATTTTTCATCCAATGGTCATACTGGTCTGGGAGGACTTGATATGTTTGTGACAAACGGGAAACATGATAAATGGGACAGACCTGAAAATCTTATGTTTCCAATGAATTCACCAAAAGATGACTTTGGTATCACACTGGATACTACATTAAATGGAGGGTTCTTTTCTAGCAACAGAGAGGGAGGATTGGGAGAAGACGATATTTATAAGTTTTCCAACCCGACATGTGTACTTGCAGGGCTTACATTACATTTGGTTGATAAGTCAGAAAAGCCACTTGAGAATGTATTGGTGAAACTTTATAAAATGGGGGATACTTCTAATGTTATTGCCTATGAAAGAACTTATGGCCAGCCTGCAAAGAAGATTTGTCTGAGATCTTATGAACCGTGTGCAGTAGTAAAAAATCCTGAGGGGAAATTCTTCTTTAAATTGCAGCCTGGAGAAAAGTATGAGTTGAAGCTGGCTAAAAATAATTTCTTCTCTCATTCTACGACTATAGAGGCAAAGTGCAATACAGAAGACACAATGAATATTGCTATTCAATTAAAAGAAATAGAAATAGACAAGCCTATTGTTCTTAAAGATGTATTTTTTAATGAACAGGATAAGCTTTTCGTAATCCGCAATATTTATTATGATCTCGATAAGTCTGAGATTCGGTATGATGCAGCACTTGAACTTGATAAGCTGGTTGAAGTATTAAAAGAAAATCCGAATATTAAAATGGAACTTTCTGCTCATACCGATAGCAGGCATTCTGATGAATACAATATGAAACTTTCTCAAAAGAGGGCAGAAGCTGCAGTTCAATACATCGTATCTAAAGGTATCCCCGCAGGTGTTATAGTAGCTAAAGGCTATGGTGAAAGTAAAGTTATGAATCACTGCAAAGACGGAGTTAATTGTAATGAAGAAGAGCATCAATATAACAGGAGAACTGAAATTAAAGTAACAGAAATTATAGAGCCTGAAGTACATAGAGTGGGGCCTTATGATACGCTTGAGGCTATTTCGAAAGTATATGGGGTATCTGTAGAAGATTTGAAAAGGATTAATAATCTTGAAGAGGATTCTATTACAGCAGGAATGATAATAAAATTGAAATAA
- a CDS encoding PAS domain-containing sensor histidine kinase: MDKRKKTLDTRVKSEKGRPTFPQRIVLRIKAEASSFSIVKTILTTIFNIYSPTSVIILIDDNFKAKKIRNLKKFLYSYDHSLHKLINQSSLKDEKVYLVPSENQIEITETTLQIVTYPDIFFQNKISVIEIEDGKINFTPSSYTQIEESKYKIRRFKLCISKINKINREDKNQNGSKKSGAAPGSNLISSYILDNIIDSTNLIIVGISENGIIQIFNRAAEVTSGFSRKEIIGKKWFEYVTPKDVYKYYDDKTKSNFKTFESSIITKTGEEKIIHWQINEVHFGGELIGTLALGMDISGLIKYINKLNEGYEKFKALEENKLVGIVRRSPYGKYISANKTFCQLSGYSQSELKNLTLDVLTFHEDLDKERLLIEQLISGEISTYKIEKRLITKSGKIVWVEVNAAPFKNLYGKIEYVIVIIENIDQRKKAEYSLKQNEIKYKILADNPTIGFAWADDRGFLIESNEAFYKMLGFKKYELLGRHFEDFTYHDDAKMERELVEKIFKGEINDYQIEKRYINKNKEVFWVDLNLSSVRNEKNEIQYFIGITQNIDARKKAEEALKQSEEQYRFLANTVPQIFWSADANGTVNFFNKKWREFTGLSDKESLNNGWVSALYPEDAISTEKEWYDAVYQGLEYEKELRLMNKEGKYKWFLSKATPLKDSKGNIIKWFGTCIDIHDLKIAIQNLEDAYKELKKANVDLDNFIYTASHDLKAPVSNIEGLVTYLDQLLKELYSKTDRKEEVDNLIDLIYQSIAKFRKTIEDLTDVTKAQGNGKSEDLTVINIYDALEEAKITLMNDLNNSRCVITHQLDAPEIEFSMKDLRSILYNLLSNSIKYRARERACKIMVKTYYQGGNIILEVKDNGIGIAPQNQEGMFQIFRRVHNQKLDVEGTGVGLYILKRIMDNNNGSIHVESEIDKGSTFRLTFSNQKNNL, translated from the coding sequence ATGGACAAAAGAAAGAAAACCTTAGATACAAGAGTAAAGAGTGAGAAAGGTAGACCTACCTTTCCTCAAAGGATTGTCCTTAGAATAAAAGCGGAGGCTTCTAGTTTCTCCATTGTAAAAACAATACTCACCACTATTTTTAATATATACAGTCCCACTTCTGTCATTATCCTGATTGATGATAACTTTAAGGCAAAGAAAATAAGAAACCTGAAAAAGTTCCTCTACAGCTATGATCACTCTTTACATAAACTGATTAACCAGTCTTCATTAAAAGACGAAAAGGTATATCTTGTTCCGTCGGAAAATCAGATTGAAATTACTGAAACAACATTACAGATAGTAACTTATCCGGATATCTTTTTCCAAAATAAAATATCAGTTATTGAGATAGAAGACGGAAAAATAAATTTTACACCGTCATCTTACACTCAGATTGAAGAGAGCAAATACAAGATCAGGCGTTTTAAACTATGTATTTCAAAAATCAACAAAATTAATCGTGAAGATAAGAATCAAAATGGTTCAAAAAAGTCAGGAGCAGCCCCAGGCAGCAATCTTATCTCAAGCTACATACTTGACAACATCATTGATTCTACCAATCTGATCATAGTAGGTATAAGCGAAAACGGAATCATACAAATATTTAACAGAGCCGCTGAAGTTACTTCGGGATTTTCGAGAAAAGAAATAATCGGTAAAAAATGGTTTGAATATGTAACGCCTAAAGATGTTTACAAATATTATGATGACAAAACCAAGTCTAATTTTAAAACCTTTGAAAGTTCGATTATCACAAAAACCGGAGAAGAAAAGATTATTCACTGGCAAATCAACGAAGTACATTTTGGAGGAGAACTGATAGGTACCCTTGCTCTTGGAATGGACATTTCCGGTCTCATAAAATATATTAATAAACTGAATGAGGGATATGAAAAATTTAAAGCACTGGAGGAAAATAAACTTGTCGGTATTGTAAGAAGATCTCCTTATGGGAAATATATTTCTGCTAATAAAACGTTTTGCCAGCTTTCAGGATATTCGCAGAGCGAACTTAAAAATCTAACACTAGATGTCCTCACATTTCACGAAGATCTAGATAAGGAAAGATTATTAATAGAACAGTTGATTTCAGGTGAAATATCTACCTATAAAATTGAAAAGCGCTTAATAACGAAATCAGGAAAAATTGTCTGGGTTGAAGTGAATGCTGCACCATTCAAAAATCTTTATGGAAAAATAGAATATGTCATTGTAATTATTGAAAACATAGACCAAAGAAAAAAGGCTGAGTATTCATTAAAGCAAAATGAAATAAAATATAAAATTCTCGCTGATAACCCAACTATTGGCTTTGCGTGGGCGGATGACAGAGGTTTCTTAATTGAAAGTAATGAAGCATTTTATAAGATGCTTGGATTTAAAAAGTATGAACTTCTCGGAAGGCATTTTGAAGACTTTACTTATCATGATGATGCAAAGATGGAAAGAGAGTTAGTTGAAAAAATATTTAAAGGAGAAATCAATGATTATCAGATTGAGAAGAGATACATTAACAAGAACAAAGAGGTATTTTGGGTCGATTTGAATTTAAGTTCAGTCAGGAATGAAAAGAATGAGATTCAATATTTCATTGGAATTACTCAAAATATAGATGCAAGGAAAAAAGCAGAAGAGGCATTAAAACAAAGTGAAGAACAATACCGATTCCTTGCAAACACTGTTCCTCAGATTTTCTGGAGTGCAGATGCGAATGGTACCGTTAATTTTTTTAACAAAAAATGGAGAGAATTCACCGGGTTATCCGACAAAGAATCTCTTAATAATGGATGGGTATCAGCTTTATATCCTGAAGATGCCATATCGACTGAAAAAGAATGGTATGATGCAGTATATCAAGGCTTGGAATATGAAAAAGAATTGAGGTTAATGAATAAGGAAGGAAAATACAAATGGTTTCTTTCCAAGGCAACGCCATTAAAAGATTCTAAAGGAAATATCATTAAGTGGTTCGGTACCTGCATAGATATTCATGACTTAAAAATTGCTATCCAAAATCTTGAAGATGCCTACAAAGAATTAAAGAAAGCCAATGTAGACCTTGACAACTTTATTTATACTGCCTCTCATGATTTGAAAGCACCTGTGTCAAATATCGAAGGACTTGTAACATATCTGGACCAACTTCTCAAGGAGCTATATTCTAAAACCGACCGAAAAGAAGAAGTTGACAACCTAATAGATCTGATTTACCAAAGTATTGCCAAATTCAGAAAAACTATTGAAGACCTTACAGATGTTACAAAAGCACAAGGCAATGGAAAATCTGAGGATTTAACTGTCATCAATATTTATGATGCGCTGGAAGAAGCTAAAATCACTTTAATGAATGACCTCAATAATTCCAGATGTGTCATTACTCATCAATTGGATGCGCCAGAAATTGAGTTCTCCATGAAGGATCTCAGAAGCATCTTATACAACCTGCTTAGTAATTCTATTAAATACAGAGCCAGAGAGAGAGCGTGTAAGATAATGGTTAAAACATACTATCAAGGAGGCAATATCATACTTGAAGTAAAAGATAATGGTATTGGTATTGCCCCCCAAAACCAAGAGGGAATGTTCCAGATCTTCAGAAGAGTGCACAACCAAAAATTGGATGTAGAAGGAACTGGCGTTGGTTTGTACATTCTAAAAAGAATAATGGATAATAACAATGGTTCAATACATGTGGAAAGTGAAATTGATAAGGGAAGTACCTTCAGACTAACATTTTCTAATCAAAAAAATAACCTGTGA
- a CDS encoding DEAD/DEAH box helicase yields MKFEEYSIPQEIKKSLEEAGLKRPTDIQFKCIQPILNKEDVLAIAQTGTGKTAAFVIPILTLLHESKHKNNNIKCLVMVPTRELAVQINEVFEKIGKYTKIKSFALYGGVEQETQIRELEGRIDVLIATPGRMFDLAHQGHLSLENIEILVLDEADHMLDLGFIKDIKDVKQMLSKKHQTLFFSATIDKKIKEIAYSLVRNAIRIQISPKDPVSKKIDHFVAFVEMDDKRFFLERIVKDNSQKKILTFVRTKVRAERLSAAMERAGISALTLHGDKEQEDRLKVLNLFKQGKSKILIATDVSARGIDISNIEIVVNYDLPEQPENYVHRIGRTGRGNDRGRAISFCSKEELPLLETIEEYIGKEITVMEISKQDYIETLESTEENNTDWKSLMKDAEDLDFDKNHQKRKQSKKKK; encoded by the coding sequence ATGAAATTCGAAGAATATTCAATTCCACAAGAAATAAAAAAAAGTCTGGAAGAAGCAGGACTAAAAAGACCAACCGACATTCAGTTCAAATGTATTCAGCCTATACTGAACAAAGAAGATGTGCTGGCTATTGCCCAAACGGGAACTGGTAAAACGGCAGCATTTGTAATCCCTATTCTCACCTTACTACATGAATCCAAACATAAAAACAATAACATCAAATGCCTTGTAATGGTGCCCACCAGAGAGCTGGCTGTGCAGATCAACGAGGTATTTGAGAAGATTGGGAAATACACCAAAATAAAATCCTTTGCCCTTTATGGAGGCGTAGAACAGGAGACTCAAATCAGAGAATTAGAAGGCAGAATAGATGTGCTTATTGCCACACCTGGTAGAATGTTTGACCTTGCCCATCAGGGACATCTAAGTCTAGAGAATATAGAAATACTGGTACTCGACGAAGCTGATCACATGCTTGATCTTGGTTTTATCAAGGATATAAAAGATGTTAAACAAATGCTATCCAAAAAGCATCAAACACTTTTCTTTTCCGCTACGATTGATAAGAAAATTAAAGAAATTGCTTATTCCCTTGTCAGAAACGCCATAAGAATACAAATCTCTCCCAAAGATCCTGTGTCAAAAAAGATAGATCATTTTGTAGCTTTTGTTGAAATGGATGATAAGAGGTTTTTTCTTGAAAGGATTGTGAAAGATAATTCTCAGAAAAAGATACTGACTTTTGTAAGAACCAAAGTACGTGCAGAACGATTGTCAGCCGCAATGGAAAGAGCAGGCATCTCTGCCCTCACCCTTCATGGTGACAAAGAGCAAGAAGACAGACTGAAAGTATTGAACTTATTTAAGCAGGGGAAATCAAAGATACTTATCGCAACAGATGTCAGTGCTAGAGGTATTGACATATCTAATATAGAGATTGTAGTAAACTACGATCTTCCTGAACAACCTGAAAATTATGTTCATCGAATTGGAAGAACAGGTCGTGGAAATGACCGAGGAAGAGCAATTTCATTCTGCAGCAAGGAAGAACTCCCATTGCTTGAAACTATTGAAGAATACATAGGAAAGGAAATTACTGTGATGGAAATCAGCAAGCAGGACTACATTGAGACTCTTGAATCTACAGAAGAAAATAACACAGACTGGAAATCATTAATGAAGGATGCCGAAGATCTGGATTTTGATAAAAATCATCAGAAAAGAAAGCAATCAAAAAAGAAAAAATAA